GTGACTGGTGTACGTCCGCGCGCCTCATGCTCGATCCATGTATCCAAATTCCAGAGAACGGACGGGGCTCAGCAGCGGcgaccgcggcggcgtccgggagTGCCACAACCGCTGCCCTTCGCTGTCGTAGTGTATGGCCCCGTTGAACTCCAGCGGCTGGCACCTTTGGCCGAGCAGTATCGTGCGCCGCCACACGCACGGCTCGTCGACATCAGCCTTGCGGCTGTCGTTGCCATGCTCGACGGACCCAGATGGCCCCTTGGGCTTCCTCGACGTCTTCGGCTTCACGAAAGGGCTGAAGgtgtcgccgctgccgccgccgccgcatgaGAAGAGCGAAGGCCGGCGAATGTTGGAAGAGGACGTGATCCTCTTGTTCCGGTGGCGGATCTTCAGCCGCTgggcgagggaggagatgaGGAAGGCCATGGCATCGAACATGGTGTGCTTGCAGAGTACCGAATAGGATTTAGGAAGGCTATTAATAtgggagctagctagcgccAGGTAGAGATCAGTCGACTGTTTGACGCCTCACGGGAAGAAATTCAGGAACGGTACATTTTGAAATGGATGACCAAACAGTCAATTGCGGATAGGGGTTGAGGTTTAATCTCTAACTAGTCTCGAGAGTTGTTACATGTTGAAAGGGAACGGCATTTTCCATTTTGTTTGCTATCAgttttgttgatttatttgtTTCCTGATTTTCAAATTTCATCTTCCCCAAGTTATTTCCATTATTCTTAAAGTTTctgattttttaaaatattttttgggttttctaaagtttgaccaatttatataaaaaaagtaCTAGCATCTACAACTTTAAATTAGGTTTATTAACATCATGATATACTCAtttcgttccatattaagtgacattctattacatgtatctagacgtattttattatatagatacgtccatatttagacaaatttgagttgctatatatgagacggagggagtatattttattgtttgtttatttattttctgaaaaggCCACCGATCTATTAATAATCATCAATAATAGTAAAAGAAATCCTAAAGGTAACAAAAATTAGGTCATTGGACCACCTAGCGACGAAAAACAAGCAATAGAATGAGCCAAAGGCGATCCATTGTCCTTGCTGCTCCATTACTGGAGCCGTGTACAGCTTGCCAAAGGGAAGCTTGCTGTAGTAAACGGTGAGAAAAGTCGTCATACCAGGTTCCAGAGGACCCGCGCACCAGAGCAGCAACCATCGTCAAAGATGAGCATCGTCGATCGGAAGAGTTGGATCTGAAACCACACCAACGAACATGAAAGCCAACCGAATTCCGAGGAATTCGTCCAAAACCTAGAACACAAACCAGATCGCAAGAGATTGATCGGACACACAGCTCCACGCGTCCTCCACCGATGCTAGAGGCACCACCGAAGTGAGAACAGAGCGAGTAGGACCTTATTCTGACTGCAAGATGTCGCTGCCACCTTGCCATCTTGAAAACACACCACCAGCGAGCGGCCAAGATCCACTGCACCTTCAAGGCCAGGAAGGTCATCGGAGGCAGGGCGGCCACACGGAAACCCTTGCCGACTTGAGGTTCTTGAAAATCGCCTCCGGTTCTGGTTTGTTGGACGTGCGAGTTTCttataatatatttatttgatactataatattatttttgaaagatGATATCGTAATATTATCAGTATTGTGTGCAAACTtagtcaaattttaagaagtATATGGTTtaagaaaaagtaaaaacaTAAATCATCTTAGAGAAAAATAATAGCCATGGTTTTGTGTCACTTTTCGAGAAATTCTCGTGTTAAACGAGTTCTATTTCACTGGCCCCacaggacttggtggtggcaaTCGCTCGTAATTTCCCCTTCTTTCCTCAATCTACAGTGACCTTCATGCCCGAACGAGCGACCCTTTTCCTCACTTAATGGGATTAATCAATTTTCATTTTCCAAGTGCTTTTGTCCGCTAGTGGATCTGTTCAGAAGAGTCGCGAAAGGAGCCACGGAAGAAGCACTTTTCCCTACGGCACTACCCACTAGTTGTACTGTACCAGCACCAGCTTCTCCGTTCTTGTCAGCAAAACAATGTCCATGATGTCTCTGCAGCTCCTCGCTCCGATCCTTGGCCTTCCATCTAGAAATGGTTGCACCGGCAGAAGACTACGGGTTACCGTGGTTAGCTGCAAACATAATCAGGTTTGCCTCCGGGATGTTAAACTCGAAGCCGTTGTTCCCTTTTCATGTTTTTTAGATCTGTTTCAGTCTCTTTCTATGCGTGTATGATGAATTTTCCGCTGCTTTACGGTAGTAGAGTAGTTTAGAAGCATCCGTACATTAGCAGCTTCAGATTGTGGTGCGCGCGCGTGTGGAATCAACTCTCCACTCTGTTTAGGCAATCACAGGGGCGCTGAGATTTCCTTCCGTGTATTGGTTGTCTGAACTTTTTaaatagtacggagtacttccGGACGTGAGTTCAGTTAATTACGTACGGAGTATTAAACTATGAAGACATGAACTTTCCCTGTTTCTTATAGCAGTTTACCACTCCTTGCAGTCAACCGATGTCCAAGGAGCAAGTCTAACGAGCAGGATATCCCGTAGAGATGCCCTATCATACGTTTCATCTGCCTTCTTGGCAACGTTCCTGGTGACTGATCGTGCTGAAGCTAGAACCTCGAGGCAAGAGAACAAAAGGAAAGTAATGGAAAAGCTGGAGAAGATCCGGGAGAAGGCACTGGGCCCAAAGGAGAAGAACGAGGGCACCGGCGAGGAGAAAGGGCCCGTGGCGAACTTGCTGATCCCTCCTACTTTGGTCGATGCTTACATCTGAAAGGCATCGTAGTCCTCTTGTAATAACACTTGTCTGAATGTACTGGTAACAGTTGACAGCAAGAAGCCTGGAAATACAATCAATTATTTTGTGTGCTCATTTGTCCCTGACATCTATTCATTCAAGATAGATGTGTTCTTATATCTATATGATTTCCTGTTTTAAAATTTgtaataaacatgcatatatacataacctcacctaaaaaaaagagagggaaaaGGACATGGTATGTGCTCACGCATTACTAAAGTTAGCTTGAAGTTGTAGATTTGAGATGTATTTCTTAGAGTGATCTCCCATCCGTGTGGGCCCAACAGCCCACCGGGCCCAGATCTGGCATCCTGACCGGGGgcgcccaacccaatatggttgTCGGGCCCCTGTCGCGCTGcgctatataaagaggtgggggGCTGGGGCACGCACTACGAAGTTCGTTGCGTTTGCCACCGACCCCATCGACATCCCTACCGATCTAGGGTTGCGGAGAGGCGACGGGACGCTCCATCCACGCCGTCGCCCCACTgtctctccctcgccgccgttcGCCATAGCCATGGCCGCATCGTCGGGATCTTCTAGCCAAGGCGAAGGTActgctctccctctctctctctctctctctctcttttcgcCCCATAACTGAACCATGTTGAATCACAGTATAAAGTTCATCTTTCTCGGATTGTTCTACACCTAGTTACATCTAGGATCTTaacattggtatcagagcacaTTGTTAATAGTACTAGATCCGtcggaagaaaagaaaaaagagaaagaaaaagcaaaaagaaaaagaaaaaaaaccctagCCGGAGACTTACCCGAGGATGGCCGCCGGTCACCTCCATGGGTCGCTGGGAAAGGGCGGCCGCCACTGATCCCTTGACGGCGACGAGCGCACGTGCACGCGCACGCCGGCAAGAGGCCAGTGAGGCCGTCGTGGAagccgggccgccgccgccgtcaaggtcaaagaaagggaaagagaaaagagggTGGCGGGGAGAGAACACGGCCGGGGGCgcggctcgccgccgctcgccggcgggcgaCTCTGGgcgcacctcgccgccgccgccgctaggAACAGAAAGGAGGAGTCCAAGGGCTAGGGTGGGCTCTCTTAACTGGGCGAATCGTGCGGCCAGCCGTCCGATCGCCGTGATGGAGCCTGGCGGGTAGGCTGCACCGGGTGGGCTGTGGGTCGCTTGAGGCAGGCCGTGCCGCGGGCCGTGCGCACAGAAAGGGTCAGCTCGGCCTTGGGCCGCGTCTGCGTGGGCGGCCGTGGGCCGCGAGCACGAAAGTGGCCTTGGGCCGTGCGCGTGCGCGAAAGAACGTGTGTTTTGGGCCGCTGCTGGCTGCGCGCGAGAACGAGAGCGTGCAGGCCAGTGGCCCGTGTGCGCACGAAGACCGTGGGCTGCGccgttttatttatttttctttataaCAGAGGCATTATTTTTGCTGTATATATTCAGTTTTGCACAATTTTGGTCTAAATTTTTGTCCTATTCAAACTGAACCAATGAGATGTTTGTtttagaaaatagaaaaatgcaaaatatTGCTTCTAAAAAGTATAAAGTTATAATTTTTTGTTCATAGTTTCCGCTACAAAACGTTTAAAAGTATTGTTTAAATCAAAAGAACGTGATTAAAAGTGTTTATTATGTTAATTGTGACCGTGTTATTTTTCCTTGACCAACGTCATTAATAGCATGATCATGATTAATGGTTAAAGTGTGCATTTAATTCTATTTTCTGCTCAACGGTGATATagattaaattgcacaaacagtTGTATGAATTAATTTTGACCAACGTTGGATTAATGCATGtaattgtttttattttctcacGTCATTGTGGTTTCAGGAGGTTACTACTTGATGGGATGCCTGAAGGACGTACCAACCCTCAAAGGTGACAACTATACTGAGTGGAAAAAGAAAGTGGACCTGGCCTTTGTATGTGCCGAGGTGGATTGGGTGGTTGACACTCCACAGCCACCAAAGCCTACAGAGCCAGTCAGGGATgcaaaagatgatgatgatgctttggagaaaaataaaaggaagtATGCTCCATTAGAGATGTCATACACCCTCGAGAATAAAAACTGGCTCACCGCCAATAAAAAGTGCATGGCTTCCATTTCTTCCGTAGGGGAGTATcttgaaaaaataaagagcCACTTTACTGGTTCTTCAAAGACATATGCTACCCAGCTGCTGAAGCAGCTGGCCACAAAAAGTACACAGGAGGAGGACATGACATAAGAGAGCATATTCTTAGGATGATCAACATGGCTTCTAAGTTGAAGCCCATGGATGCTGATCTAGAGATTAAGCCTGCAATGCTTGTTCATCTCGTTATGGATTCATTG
The Brachypodium distachyon strain Bd21 chromosome 2, Brachypodium_distachyon_v3.0, whole genome shotgun sequence genome window above contains:
- the LOC104582827 gene encoding uncharacterized protein LOC104582827; protein product: MSMMSLQLLAPILGLPSRNGCTGRRLRVTVVSCKHNQSTDVQGASLTSRISRRDALSYVSSAFLATFLVTDRAEARTSRQENKRKVMEKLEKIREKALGPKEKNEGTGEEKGPVANLLIPPTLVDAYI
- the LOC104583308 gene encoding uncharacterized protein LOC104583308, which produces MAFLISSLAQRLKIRHRNKRITSSSNIRRPSLFSCGGGGSGDTFSPFVKPKTSRKPKGPSGSVEHGNDSRKADVDEPCVWRRTILLGQRCQPLEFNGAIHYDSEGQRLWHSRTPPRSPLLSPVRSLEFGYMDRA